One region of Mycolicibacterium rhodesiae NBB3 genomic DNA includes:
- a CDS encoding heavy metal translocating P-type ATPase — MTEQPKDRSTAVLDVRGMLWASQQNRITAVLGRRPGVLQVDANPVAQTATVVFDPQVTSLAQLRDWVRDCGFHCAGQSVPQHVCDPMDEPDPPPTAHAHPAEQAHDQALAVADGHAGHEAQAGAAAVRTPQEAMGHGGHAGASMQDMVRDMRNRFLVAAVLSIPILLWSPIGRDVLGFTVPAPFGLRDDVFTLLLSLPVIFYSAWIFFDGAYRALRARTLDMMVLVAVAVGTGWLYSLAITVTGGGEVFYEAATVLTAFVLLGHWFEMRARGGANDAIRTLLELAPPMAVVLRDGEPIEIPTAEVVVGDLLLIRPGGKIPVDGTVEDGNSEIDESMVTGESLPVTKAPGSAVIGASINTTGTLRVRATKVGSDTVLAQIVAMVQEAQNSKAPGQRLADRAAFWLVFVALIGGTGTFLVWLLAGDSVQMALLFAITVVVITCPDALGLATPTAIMVGTGLGAKRGVLFKNATALETSARIDTVVMDKTGTLTKGEPEVTDVVTDGIGEDELLALVAAVERESEHPLAGAIVRYAADRGVPRLSLDGFRNVPGHGATADVAGRRVAVGNRKLMAADNVDLGSVIDRRDELASTGRTAVLVAVDGRGIGVIALADAARETSADAVSALHELGVEVVMLSGDNEATAQRIAGQLGIDTVIAEVLPGDKATKIAELQRSGKKVAMVGDGVNDAPALAQADLGIAIGAGTDVAIETADLVLMRSDPLDVPIALRIGRGTLRKMRQNLGWAVGYNVIALPIGAGVFEPSLGLVLRPEIAALSMSGSSLIVAVNALMLKRLRLPQPPQPDAAAVKPSGEPSPVGVQ, encoded by the coding sequence ATGACCGAACAGCCGAAAGACCGCAGCACCGCCGTGCTCGACGTGCGGGGAATGTTGTGGGCGTCGCAACAAAACCGGATCACCGCCGTGCTGGGCCGCCGCCCCGGCGTCCTGCAAGTGGACGCCAACCCGGTGGCGCAGACCGCGACGGTCGTGTTCGACCCGCAGGTGACGTCGCTGGCGCAGCTGCGCGATTGGGTGCGCGACTGCGGCTTCCACTGCGCCGGGCAGTCGGTGCCCCAGCATGTGTGCGACCCGATGGACGAGCCGGATCCACCCCCCACCGCACACGCCCACCCCGCCGAGCAGGCCCACGACCAAGCGCTGGCGGTCGCCGACGGTCACGCCGGACACGAAGCCCAGGCCGGAGCGGCGGCCGTGCGAACCCCGCAGGAGGCGATGGGGCACGGCGGACATGCCGGGGCATCGATGCAGGACATGGTGCGCGACATGCGCAACCGTTTCCTGGTGGCCGCGGTGTTGTCGATCCCGATCCTGTTGTGGTCCCCGATCGGACGCGACGTCCTCGGATTCACAGTGCCAGCACCGTTCGGGCTGCGCGACGACGTGTTCACGCTGCTGCTGAGCTTGCCGGTGATCTTCTACTCTGCCTGGATCTTCTTCGACGGCGCCTACCGGGCACTGCGGGCGCGGACCCTGGACATGATGGTGCTGGTCGCAGTGGCCGTCGGCACCGGCTGGCTCTACAGCCTCGCCATCACCGTCACCGGCGGCGGCGAGGTGTTCTACGAGGCCGCCACCGTGCTGACCGCGTTTGTGCTGCTCGGGCACTGGTTCGAGATGCGCGCCCGCGGCGGCGCCAACGACGCCATCCGCACCCTGCTGGAGCTGGCGCCGCCAATGGCGGTGGTGTTGCGCGACGGCGAACCGATCGAGATCCCCACCGCCGAGGTCGTGGTCGGAGACCTGCTGCTCATCCGGCCGGGCGGAAAGATCCCGGTCGACGGCACCGTCGAGGACGGCAACTCCGAAATCGATGAGTCCATGGTCACCGGGGAAAGCCTGCCCGTAACCAAAGCGCCCGGCTCGGCCGTGATCGGCGCCTCGATCAACACCACCGGCACCCTGCGGGTGCGTGCCACCAAGGTCGGCTCCGACACCGTGCTCGCCCAGATCGTGGCCATGGTGCAGGAGGCCCAGAATTCGAAGGCCCCCGGCCAGCGGCTGGCCGACCGGGCCGCGTTCTGGCTGGTATTTGTCGCGCTGATCGGCGGCACCGGCACCTTCCTGGTGTGGCTACTGGCGGGTGACAGCGTGCAGATGGCACTCCTGTTCGCGATCACCGTGGTCGTCATCACCTGCCCCGATGCGCTCGGTTTGGCCACTCCCACCGCGATCATGGTCGGCACCGGACTGGGCGCCAAACGCGGGGTGCTTTTCAAGAACGCCACCGCGCTGGAAACCTCGGCGCGCATCGACACCGTGGTGATGGACAAGACCGGCACCCTGACCAAGGGCGAACCCGAAGTCACCGACGTGGTCACCGACGGCATCGGCGAGGACGAGCTGCTCGCCCTCGTCGCCGCCGTCGAACGCGAATCCGAACATCCGCTGGCCGGCGCGATCGTGCGCTACGCCGCCGACCGTGGGGTGCCGCGACTGTCGCTGGACGGGTTCCGCAACGTGCCCGGGCACGGCGCCACCGCCGACGTGGCAGGCCGCCGCGTTGCGGTCGGCAACCGCAAACTCATGGCCGCCGACAACGTCGACCTCGGTTCGGTGATCGATCGGCGCGACGAGCTCGCCTCGACCGGCCGCACCGCGGTGCTGGTGGCCGTCGACGGGCGCGGGATCGGGGTGATCGCCCTGGCCGACGCCGCCCGAGAAACCTCCGCAGACGCCGTCTCCGCGCTGCATGAATTGGGCGTCGAGGTGGTCATGCTCAGCGGTGACAACGAGGCCACCGCCCAGCGCATCGCCGGGCAGCTGGGCATCGACACCGTCATCGCCGAAGTGCTGCCCGGCGACAAGGCCACCAAAATCGCCGAACTGCAGCGTTCAGGGAAGAAGGTCGCGATGGTCGGTGATGGCGTCAACGACGCCCCCGCGCTGGCGCAGGCGGATCTGGGCATCGCGATCGGTGCCGGCACCGACGTGGCAATCGAAACCGCCGACCTGGTTCTGATGCGCTCGGACCCGCTCGACGTGCCCATCGCGCTGCGGATCGGGCGGGGCACGCTGCGCAAGATGCGGCAAAACCTGGGATGGGCGGTCGGCTACAACGTCATCGCCCTGCCCATCGGCGCCGGCGTCTTCGAACCCTCACTGGGCCTGGTGCTTCGCCCAGAGATCGCCGCCCTGTCGATGTCGGGGTCCAGCCTGATCGTCGCGGTCAACGCCCTGATGCTCAAACGGCTGCGACTACCGCAACCACCACAACCCGATGCCGCCGCGGTGAAGCCATCCGGAGAGCCATCACCGGTCGGCGTTCAGTAG